A single window of Nocardia higoensis DNA harbors:
- a CDS encoding ATP-binding protein, whose amino-acid sequence MMALTTSLAGRVRNTSLPKSHSLLPLLEAVVNGLQSIDARFDEDAGQGRLRVVIERSGEAELDLGLSGPGRTALRPIAGFLVEDNGLGFTPENMKSFETLDSDYKSGMGCRGVGRLLWLKAFDRVSIRSAYRDESGGLHTRHFRFSVDREVEHIEAPNDFGDTGAAVHLDGFKAAFQRHAPKTIDVIAREVFEHCIWYFLRPGGPPEVTIVDDAESEIISLSKLMEDFIFSDLPTTSLDVGGRKFDMVNLCLKSSTRNLMPRLYWCAANRVVAEENLTGKIPGLYGRLKDETGTEFTYVCYLSSDYLDANVRSDRTAFDIAERTAGPTLENDLSLEDIRAGVLSQVEKLLTTPLAAARNEGKARVHEFVSNKAPRYRPVLSRLEALGVTVDPSIKDSDLELLLHRNLQKLETEALAQGQAIFTQAGSAHLEGYQERLRRYLDIVDDINQSDLAAYVARRRTILDILTKLIRVNDQGGYSREDAVHQLLMPMRTDSNEIGTDASNLWILDERLAFHDYLASDKTLRSMPITGSESTKEPDILATRLVDVPVLAAEGEKLPLASIVVVEIKRPMRNDASEGNDPIAQCIDYVKRVRGGGVLTASGRLIPPTPEPPAFCYIVADLTPTMVSRCELVGLQRTADGLGYFGFNAPSKTYIEVISFDRLVNAANERNRAFFDKLGLPSS is encoded by the coding sequence ATGATGGCGCTGACCACTTCGCTGGCAGGTCGGGTGCGGAACACCAGCCTCCCGAAGAGCCATTCACTGCTACCTCTGCTGGAGGCTGTCGTCAACGGCCTCCAATCGATCGATGCGCGTTTCGACGAGGATGCCGGGCAGGGGCGCTTGCGAGTCGTCATCGAACGGAGTGGAGAAGCCGAGCTGGACCTCGGCCTCTCCGGTCCCGGCCGAACGGCCCTGAGACCGATCGCGGGCTTCCTCGTCGAGGACAACGGCCTGGGTTTCACCCCGGAGAACATGAAGTCGTTCGAGACGCTGGACAGCGACTACAAATCCGGGATGGGTTGCCGCGGAGTGGGCCGTCTGCTCTGGCTGAAGGCATTCGACAGGGTTTCGATCCGCAGTGCGTACCGGGACGAGTCGGGCGGACTTCACACCCGACACTTCCGGTTCTCTGTGGACCGGGAAGTCGAGCACATCGAGGCGCCGAACGATTTCGGCGATACCGGGGCCGCAGTGCATCTGGACGGTTTCAAAGCCGCTTTCCAGCGCCACGCGCCGAAGACCATCGACGTGATCGCGCGCGAGGTGTTCGAGCACTGCATCTGGTACTTTCTTCGGCCGGGCGGCCCGCCGGAAGTCACGATCGTCGACGACGCGGAAAGCGAGATCATCTCCCTCAGCAAGCTGATGGAGGACTTCATTTTCTCCGATCTGCCGACGACCAGCCTCGACGTCGGGGGCCGGAAGTTCGACATGGTCAACCTCTGCCTGAAGTCGTCGACGCGCAATCTCATGCCACGGCTGTATTGGTGTGCCGCGAATCGTGTCGTCGCCGAGGAGAATCTCACCGGCAAGATCCCGGGGCTCTACGGACGGCTGAAGGACGAGACGGGCACCGAGTTCACCTACGTCTGCTACCTGTCGTCCGACTACCTGGACGCGAATGTCCGCTCCGACCGCACGGCATTCGACATCGCCGAGCGGACGGCCGGACCGACGCTGGAGAACGACCTTTCGCTCGAGGACATCCGCGCCGGCGTGCTGAGCCAGGTGGAGAAACTCTTGACGACCCCGCTTGCCGCTGCCCGCAACGAGGGCAAGGCACGGGTCCATGAGTTCGTGAGCAACAAGGCGCCGCGATATCGACCGGTTCTCTCTCGCCTCGAGGCGCTCGGGGTGACCGTCGATCCGTCGATCAAGGACTCGGACCTCGAGCTGCTGCTGCACCGCAACCTCCAGAAGCTGGAGACCGAAGCACTGGCACAAGGCCAGGCGATCTTCACGCAAGCGGGTTCGGCTCACCTGGAGGGCTATCAGGAACGGCTGCGGCGCTACCTCGATATCGTCGATGACATCAATCAGTCCGACCTCGCGGCGTATGTCGCTCGGCGGCGGACCATCCTCGACATCCTGACCAAGCTCATCAGAGTCAACGATCAGGGCGGATACTCGCGGGAGGACGCCGTTCACCAGTTGCTCATGCCGATGCGCACCGACTCGAACGAGATCGGAACCGATGCGTCGAACCTGTGGATTCTCGACGAACGGCTGGCGTTTCACGACTATCTGGCCTCGGACAAGACTCTCAGGAGCATGCCGATCACCGGGTCGGAGTCGACCAAGGAACCCGACATCCTCGCGACGCGACTCGTCGATGTTCCGGTGTTGGCAGCCGAGGGCGAGAAGTTGCCGCTGGCCTCGATCGTCGTGGTCGAGATCAAGAGACCGATGCGTAACGATGCCTCGGAAGGCAACGACCCGATCGCTCAGTGCATCGACTACGTCAAGCGCGTACGCGGCGGCGGCGTCCTGACAGCTTCGGGGCGCCTGATCCCGCCTACGCCGGAGCCGCCTGCCTTCTGCTACATCGTGGCTGACCTGACGCCGACGATGGTGAGCCGATGCGAACTGGTCGGCTTGCAGCGCACGGCCGACGGTCTCGGCTACTTCGGGTTCAACGCGCCGTCGAAGACATACATCGAGGTCATATCGTTCGACAGACTCGTGAACGCCGCCAACGAGCGCAATCGTGCGTTCTTCGACAAGCTGGGGCTGCCGTCGAGTTAG